The following proteins come from a genomic window of Scomber japonicus isolate fScoJap1 chromosome 4, fScoJap1.pri, whole genome shotgun sequence:
- the arfgef2 gene encoding brefeldin A-inhibited guanine nucleotide-exchange protein 2, whose translation MQQQRQPQQHGPPQQQQQHQQRVENSKTKSMFLSRALEKILSDKEVKRSQHSQLRKACQVALDEIKAELEKQKDGTVVPPRANYIEADKYVLPFELACQSKSPRIVSTSLDCLQKLIAYGHITGNAPDSRTPGKRLIDRLVETICNCFQGPQTDEGVQLQIIKALLTAVTSPHIEIHEGTILLTVRTCYNIYLASRNLINQTTAKATLTQMLNVIFTRMENQAALEAQEQEKDRLRLPQQNPSPVPGSRRSGSPRSDRTPTPEPQSSPSPAASTPDLTTTTTTTTTTTTTTSSTPPPPAPDLDQDQAPDTPSVNGEPEGGNAPMNGGEEQVTPTRDSVFEDEGAETPPVSSQPEEEGEGEGEVEAEAVPEVEEEEPPPTQTHTGIGGEHPAHPVTEQTEAAPSRVRAESQQMNGIIEDRSSVSSADMLDAEALQGPHNAARFSHILQKDAFLVFRSLCKLSMKPLADGPPDPKSHELRSKIVSLQLLLSVLQGAGPVFRTHEMFVNAIKQYLCVALSKNGVSSVPEVFELSLAIFLTLLSHFKVHLKMQIEVFFREIFLTILETSTSSFEHKWMVIQTLTRICADAQCVVDIYVNYDCDLNAANIFERLVNDLSKIAMGRSGQELGMTPLQELSLRKKGLECLVSILKCMVEWSKDMYVNPNLQANLGQEHPSDNEGGELKLPEQLAGRRDSISSLDSTVSSSVATSQADHPEQYEVIKQQKDIIEHGIELFNKKPKRGIQYLQDQGMLGSTAEDIAQFLHQEDRLDTTQVGEYLGENIKFNKEVMYGYVDQLDFCGRDFVSALRAFLEGFRLPGEAQKIDRLMEKFAARYLECNQGQTLFASADTAYVLAYSIIMLTTDLHSPQVKNKMTKEQYIKMNRGINDSKDLPEEYLSSIYDEIAGKKIAMKESKEFSITPKSTKQSVPNEKQRRLLYNVEMEQMAKTAKALMEAVSHAQAPFFSATHLEHVRPMFKLAWTPLLAAFSVGLQDCDDPEVASLCLEGIRCAIRIACIFSMQLERDAYVQALARFTLLTASSSITEMKQKNIDTIKTLITVAHTDGNYLGNSWHEILRCISQLELAQLIGTGVKTRYISGVVRDKEGGLKGLPTGTEEFMPLGLGNLVGSQDKRQMAHIQESVGETSSQSVVVAVDRIFTGSTRLDGNAIVDFVRWLCAVSMDELASTHQPRMFSLQKIVEISYYNMNRIRLQWSRIWQVIGDHFNKVGCNPNEDVAIFAVDSLRQLSMKFLEKGELANFRFQKDFLRPFEHIMKKNRSPTIRDMVIRCVAQMVNSQAANIRSGWKNIFSVFHQAASDHDETIVELAFQTTGHIVMNTFQNYFAAAIDSFQDAVKCLSEFVCNAAFPDTSMEAIRLIRHCAKYVSERPQSLREYTSDDMNVAPGDRVWVRGWFPILFELSCIINRCKLDVRTRGLTVMFEIMKSYGHTFEKHWWHDLFRIVFRIFDNMKLPEQQTEKTEWMTTTCNHALYAICDVFTQFYEPLSEILLADIFTQLQWCVRQDNEQLARSGTNCLENLVILNGEKFSPTVWNITCSCMLEIFQNTSPHVLLTWRPAGQDEEAADGKHFDADFDTQSQSSYDRALSERGHSQMSSDDTWKGKSNARVSDQKLFAGLLIKCVVQLELIQTIDNIVFFPATSKKEDAENMAAAQRDALEESEAEGGESGLDQGMYKHMTSAHLFKLLDCLLESHTFAKDFNSNNEQRTALWRAGFKGKSKPNLLKQETSSLACSLRILFRMYSDRQLQVSWPDIQTRLLLVCSEALAYFISLTSESHREAWNSLLMLLLTRTLRLPDDKFKPHASCYYPHLCEMMQFDLIPELRAVLRRFFLRIGSVFHIAAHDGASAWSPTS comes from the exons ATGAAATCAAGGCAGAGCTTGAGAAACAAAA GGATGGCACAGTGGTCCCACCCAGAGCCAACTACATCGAGGCTGACAAATACGTGCTTCCCTTCGAGTTGGCCTGTCAGTCTAAGTCCCCCCGGATAGTTAGCACCTCTCTGGACTGTCTGCAG AAGCTGATAGCGTACGGCCACATCACAGGCAACGCCCCGGACAGCAGAACCCCGGGCAAGAGGCTGATCGACCGGCTGGTGGAGACCATCTGCAACTGCTTCCAGGGCCCGCAGACCGACGAGGGAGTCCAGCTCCAGATCATCAAG GCGCTGCTGACGGCGGTGACCTCCCCGCACATAGAGATTCACGAGGGCACCATCCTCCTCACCGTCAGGACCTGCTACAACATCTACCTGGCCAGCCGCAACCTCATCAACCAGACCACTGCTAAAGCCACGCTCACGCAGATGCTCAATGTCATCTTCACACGCATGGAGAACCAGGCC GCTCTGGAGGCCCAGGAGCAGGAGAAGGACCGGCTGCGTCTCCCCCAGCAGAACCCGTCCCCGGTCCCAGGTAGCAGGCGATCCGGCTCCCCACGGTCTGACCGCACCCCCACTCCCGAACCCCAGAGTTCCCCGTCCCCAGCAGCTAGTACTCCAGACCtcactaccactactactactactactactactactaccaccaccaGCTCAACGCCCCCACCCCCAGCTCCGGACTTGGACCAGGACCAAGCTCCGGACACACCGTCAGTCAACGGAGAGCCTGAGGGGGGCAACGCTCCGATGAACGGAGGAGAGGAACAAGTCACACCAACAAGAG ATTCAGTTTTTGAAGATGAAGGAGCAGAGACGCCTCCTGTATCCTCTCAgccagaggaggaaggggaaggggaaggggaagtGGAAGCAGAAGCGGTGCCcgaagtagaggaggaagagccaCCGCCAACACAGACTCACACTGGAATAG GAGGCGAGCACCCAGCCCACCCCGTCACCGAGCAGACAGAAGCAGCCCCCTCCAGAGTCAGAGCGGAGAGTCAGCAGATGAACGGCATCATCGAGGACCGCTCCTCTGTTTCATCAGCAGATATGCTG GATGCCGAGGCCCTGCAGGGACCCCACAACGCAGCCCGCTTCTCTCACATCCTGCAGAAGGACGCCTTCCTGGTGTTTCGTTCACTGTGCAAACTCTCCATGAAGCCCCTCGCAGACGGACCTCCAGATCCAAA GTCCCACGAGTTGAGGTCCAAGATAGtctccctccagctgctgctgtctgtgctgcaggGAGCCGGACCCGTGTTCCGCACTCACGAGATGTTCGTCAACGCCATCAAACAGTACCTCTGCGTGGCGCTGTCGAAAAACGGCGTCTCCTCCGTGCCTGAGGTCTTTGAACTCTCGCTCGCCATCTTCCTCACCTTGCTTTCCCACTTCAAGGTTCACCTGAAGATGCAGATCGAG GTGTTTTTTCGGGAGATCTTTCTGACCATCTTGGAGACGTCGACCAGCTCCTTTGAACACAAGTGGATGGTTATCCAAACACTAACACGCATCTGTGCAG ATGCCCAGTGCGTCGTCGACATCTACGTCAACTACGACTGCGACTTAAACGCCGCCAACATCTTCGAGCGCCTCGTCAACGACCTGTCTAAAATCGCTATGGGCAGGAGCGGTCAGGAGCTTGGGATGACCCCACTGCAG GAGCTGAGCCTACGTAAGAAGGGTTTGGAGTGTCTGGTGTCCATCCTCAAATGTATGGTGGAGTGGAGCAAAGACATGTATGTGAATCCAAACCTTCAAGCTAACCTGG gccaGGAGCATCCGTCGGATAACGAGGGCGGAGAGCTGAAGCTCCCGGAGCAGCTGGCGGGACGTCGAGACAGCATCAGCTCGCTGGACTCCACCGTCTCCTCCAGCGTCGCCACCTCCCAGGCAGACCACCCGGAGCAGTATGAGGTCATCAAGCAGCAGAAGGACATCATCGAGCACGGCATCGAACT CTTCAACAAGAAGCCGAAGCGAGGTATCCAGTACCTGCAGGACCAGGGCATGCTGGGCTCCACAGCCGAGGACATCGCCCAGTTCCTCCACCAGGAGGACAGGCTGGACACG ACCCAAGTGGGAGAGTACCTGGGAGAGAACATCAAGTTCAACAAAGAGGTGATGTACGGCTACGTGGACCAGCTGGACTTCTGTGGGCGGGACTTTGTCTCGGCACTGCGAGCGTTTCTGGAAGGCTTCAGGCTGCCAGGAGAGGCGCAGAAGATCGACAGGCTGATGGAGAAGTTCGCTGCTCGATACCTGGAGTGCAACCAGGG ACAGACTCTGTTCGCCAGCGCAGACACTGCATACGTGCTGGCATACTCCATCATTATGCTCACTACAGACCTGCACAGTCCTCAG GTGAAGAACAAGATGACAAAGGAGCAGTACATCAAGATGAACCGCGGTATTAACGACAGCAAGGACCTGCCAGAAGAGTATCTATCCTCCATATATGACGAGATTGCGGGCAAGAAGATCGCCATGAAGGAGAGCAAAGAGTTTTCAATCACGCCCAAATCCACCAAGCAGA GCGTGCCCAATGAGAAACAGCGCCGCCTGCTGTACAACGTGGAGATGGAGCAGATGGCGAAGACGGCCAAAGCTCTGATGGAGGCCGTCAGCCACGCTCAGGCCCCGTTCTTCAGCGCTACACACCTAGAGCACGTCAGACCCATGTTCAAG ctggCGTGGACCCCCCTGCTGGCAGCGTTTAGCGTGGGACTGCAGGACTGTGACGATCCAGAAGTGGCCTCGCTGTGTTTGGAAGGCATCCGATGCGCCATCAGGATTGCCTGCATCTTCAGCATGCAG TTGGAACGAGACGCATACGTCCAGGCGTTAGCCAGGTTCACCCTGCTGACAGCCAGCTCCAGCATCACTGAGATGAAGCAGAAGAACATCGACACCATCAAGACCCTGATCACTGTGGCCCACACTGACGGAAACTACCTGGGAAACTCCTGGCATGAG ATCCTGAGGTGCATCAGTCAGCTGGAGCTCGCCCAGCTGATCGGCACCGGGGTGAAGACGCGTTACATCTCGGGGGTGGTCCGGGACAAAGAGGGGGGCCTCAAGGGTTTACCCACCGGCACAGAAGAGTTCATGCCCCTGGGActag GTAACCTGGTGGGAAGTCAGGACAAGAGACAGATGGCTCACATCCAGGAGTCAGTAGGAGAGACCAGTTCTCAGAGTGTAGTGGTAGCTGTGGACAG GATCTTCACTGGCTCCACCAGATTAGATGGAAATGCTATAG TGGACTTCGTGCGGTGGCTGTGCGCCGTGTCCATGGACGAGCTGGCCTCAACGCACCAGCCGAGGATGTTCAGCCTGCAGAAGATCGTGGAAATCTCCTACTACAACATGAACCGCATCAGGCTGCAGTGGTCTCGAATCTGGCAGGTCATAGGAGACCACTTTAACAAG GTGGGCTGTAACCCCAACGAGGATGTAGCCATCTTTGCTGTGGACTCTCTGAGGCAGCTCTCCATGAAGTTCTTGGAGAAAGGAGAGTTGGCAAACTTCCGCTTCCAAAAAGACTTCCTCAGGCCTTTTGAGCACATCATGAAGAAGAACAG GTCAcccactatcagagacatggtGATCAGGTGCGTGGCTCAGATGGTGAACTCCCAGGCGGCCAACATCCGTTCAGGCTGGAAGAACATCTTCTCAGTGTTTCACCAGGCGGCCTCCGACCACGACGAGACCATTGTGGAGCTGGCCTTCCAGACCACCGGCCACATCGTCA TGAACACCTTCCAGAATTACTTCGCAGCCGCCATCGATTCATTCCAGGATGCGGTGAAGTGTCTGTCGGAGTTTGTGTGTAACGCAGCTTTTCCCGACACCAGCATGGAGGCCATTAGACTCATACGACACTGCGCTAAATACGTCTCGGAAAGGCCGCAG TCGCTGAGAGAATACACCAGCGATGACATGAACGTTGCCCCCGGCGACCGGGTGTGGGTCCGCGGCTGGTTCCCCATCCTGTTTGAGCTCTCTTGCATCATCAATCGCTGCAAGCTGGATGTCCGAACCAG GGGGCTCACAGTCATGTTTGAGATCATGAAGAGTTACGGCCACACCTTTGAGAAGCACTGGTGGCACGACCTCTTCAGAATCGTCTTCCGCATCTTTGACAACATGAAGCTCCCCGAGCAGcagacagag AAAACTGAGTGGATGACAACAACATGCAACCACGCGCTATACGCCATCTGCGACGTCTTCACCCAGTTTTACGAGCCTCTCAGTGAAATCCTGCTGGCTGACATTTTCACACAGTTACAGTGGTGTGTGAGGCAAG ACAACGAGCAGCTGGCTCGGTCAGGGACCAACTGTCTGGAGAACCTGGTGATTCTGAACGGGGAGAAGTTCAGCCCCACAGTCTGGAACATCACCTGCTCCTGCATGCTGGAGATCTTCCAAAACACCAGCCCTCACGT CTTGTTGACTTGGCGACCGGCCGGACAGGACGAGGAAGCTGCTGATGGCAAACATTTt GACGCTGATTTCGACACCCAGTCCCAAAGCAGTTACGACAGAGCTCTGTCTGAGAGGGGACACAGCCAGATGTCCAGTGACGACACCTGGAAGGGGAAATCCAACGCTA GAGTTTCAGACCAGAAGCTGTTTGCAGGCCTGTTGATTAAATGTGTGGTGCAGCTGGAACTGATCCAGACCATAGACAACATTGTCTTCTTTCCGGCAACCAGCAAGAAGGAGGATGCTGAGAACATGGCTGCTGCACAG AGAGACGCTTTGGAAGAGTCTGAGGCCGAGGGAGGCGAGTCGGGCCTGGATCAGGGCATGTACAAACACATGACCTCCGCGCACCTCTTCAAGCTGCTTGACTGTCTGCTGGAGTCGCACACCTTCGCCAAGGACTTCAACTCCAACAACGAGCAAAGGACGGCACTCTGGAGGGCAG GTTTTAAAGGGAAATCCAAACCCAACCTGTTGAAGCAGGAGACTAGCAGTCTGGCCTGCAGCCTGAGGATCTTGTTCAGGATGTACTCTGATCGTCAACTGCAGGTCTCGTGGCCTGACATCCAAACCCGCCTGCTGCT GGTGTGCAGCGAAGCTTTGGCCTACTTCATCAGTCTGACCTCGGAGAGCCACAGAGAGGCGTGGAACAgcctgctgatgctgctgctcacCAGGACGCTACGGCTGCCTGATGACAag